From Pan troglodytes isolate AG18354 chromosome 9, NHGRI_mPanTro3-v2.0_pri, whole genome shotgun sequence, the proteins below share one genomic window:
- the LOC466821 gene encoding olfactory receptor 10D1B-like has protein sequence MRNFSVVSEFILLGIPHTEGLETILLVLFLSFYIFTLMGNLLILLAIVSSARLHTPMYFFLCKLSVFDIFFPSVSSPKMLCYLSGNSRAISYAGWASQLFFYHFLGCTECFLYTVMAYDRFAAICHPLRYTIIMSHRACIILAMGTSFFGCIQATFLTTLTFQLPYCGPNEVDYYFCDIPVMLKLACADTSALEMVGFISVGLMPLSCFLLILTSYSGIVFSILQIRSAEGRRRAFSTCSAHLTAILLFYMPVVLIYLRPTPSPWLDATVQILNNLVTPMLNPLIYSLRNKEVKLSLRKVLYQLGFLPGQL, from the coding sequence ATGAGGAATTTCTCGGTGGTGTCCGAATTCATCCTGCTGGGCATCCCTCACACGGAGGGTCTGGAGACTATTCTGTTGGTCCTGTTTTTGTCCTTCTACATCTTCACCCTTATGGGGAACCTGCTCATCTTGCTGGCGATTGTCTCCTCTGCTCGGCTTCACACGCCCATGTACTTCTTCCTGTGCAAGCTGTCTGTTTTTGACATATTTTTCCCTTCTGTGAGTTCCCCTAAGATGCTGTGCTATCTTTCAGGGAACAGCCGAGCCATCTCCTATGCAGGCTGGGCATCCCAGCTCTTCTTCTACCATTTCCTGGGCTGCACTGAGTGTTTCCTGTACACGGTGATGGCCTACGACCGCTTTGCTGCCATTTGTCACCCTCTACGCTACACCATAATCATGAGCCACAGAGCGTGTATCATCCTAGCCATGGGGACCTCATTCTTTGGCTGCATTCAGGCCACCTTTCTGACCACTCTCACCTTCCAATTGCCTTACTGCGGCCCCAATGAGGTGGACTATTATTTCTGTGATATCCCAGTCATGCTGAAGCTGGCTTGTGCAGATACCTCAGCCCTGGAGATGGTGGGGTTCATCAGTGTGGGCCTCATGCCCCTCAGCTGTTTCCTTCTCATCCTCACCTCCTACAGTGGCATCGTCTTCTCCATCTTGCAGATCCGCTCTGCTGAGGGCCGACGCCGTGCCTTCTCCACCTGCAGCGCCCACCTCACCGCCATCCTGCTTTTTTACATGCCAGTGGTCCTCATTTACCTGAGGcctacccccagcccctggttGGATGCAACTGTTCAAATTCTGAATAACCTGGTCACCCCCATGCTGAACCCCTTAATCTACAGTCTCAGGAATAAGGAGGTGAAATTATCACTACGGAAGGTCTTATATCAGCTGGGCTTCCTTCCTGGGCAGTTGTAG